gaagagaagaagaagaagaagagaagaagaaatagaagaagaagaagaagaagaagaagaagaagaagaagaaaatagtctgtctcttgtgaaataagcggattcaggttttttattgaggcgcgttaccgacggatttaccgacggataattgaatattaatattttttaattattccatcggtaatttcgttggtaatatttaatttaaattttcaatttcataaaaagtttttagaaaccgccaaaaattaccgatgatttttcaatccgtcggtgattccgtctgtaatatttaaatgaaaattttaaatcaattgaattttttcagaaaaccgtcAAAACACGCCGACGAATTTTCAAtctgtcggtgattttgtccgtaaagtaaaacaactAATAGtgcaattggaatatgaacagttctggagctctctgtaaaataccgacggaaaaattccgtcggtgattccctttgtaattgacatgatgaacagtgttcacagtttaccaacggatttcccgacggatttaccgactgaattaccgacgaattaatttcgtcggtaattccgttggtaaaaaatgacacgtcgtcatttttttttgctttgcttcattttttttcccacggtaattccctcggtatataccgagggaatcttttcgtcggtaaaatctctcaaaaatattttcgtcggtaaaatcccttggaaatttaccgacagaaatattccatcggtatttctgtttgtatttattgattttctggtagtaaATATCGCAATGAATTAATTCAAATGGTCGAATAAAGGAAATTGAACTAGTAGAAAAAAGGAGACGACATTGTTTTGAAAGTGCACAAATATCACAAGCATCTTGtgatataaaaggaaaattgaGTAAAGTTTTTGCCATAAAATGTAATCTAGAGGAAGATAAATGCCCTAATCGGCGATGCCACAAATTGGTGGAGGAGATGACATGAGAATGAGATGATTGGGTAGCAATGGCAGCAGATGCGGAGGGTTGGTGTTTTGGTGTTGGTGATGTTGATGCTAATGCAACTAAGCAATAAAGTCCGCCTCGTTGTTTACCCAAACCAATCGTCGTCTTCGTCGCCAAGCCCTACAAAACACACCAATAGGGAAAAAAGGTTACTAAACAATTAAGTCCTCTTATAATTCGACTTATAGACATCAAATCCACCTTAAAAGATGGTACACCAAGcatattttttagagaaataatAGAATTCAAATGTAAAGTCCTGGTAGACGTAATTGGAGCCCGTTCTCCACTTGGCATAATAACTGGTGGCAAAATAGTGTTCTGCCGACTATCGACAAGCAGATTCGAAGAAGAAGTAATATGGTCAGTGGCACCACTGTCGAGAATCAATCGACTTGGCataataattggtgtttgtaaCAAACCTGGAGTGGTGACTGCAACATGGGCTTGAGGAATAGTGGTTTGAGAATTTTTTGCATTGTTCATGATAGACAATATTTGCTGGAACTATAAATCAGAGAGTCCATTCATCACTGAATGCTTCTCTTCCATCGTGGGACCTTCCTTGATGTAATTAGTTGAAGGTTGTGCAGGTTTGTTGTAATGTTGACGACTTCCAAACTTGTTGAATCTGTTGGCTTTGTGCTTTGGGTGACCTGGTGGATATCCATGCAATTTCCAATATGTATCTCGCATATGATGGTCTTTGTCACAGTATGTGCAATGCAGTGGCTTACGATTAAAGTAATTGGAGCGGGAGTAAACCCCTTGACCTAATAAAAAAGCTAGAGTTGTGGGTGCATTTTGTTGAACTGCCATGGCTGCGGTTTCTGTTACATCATGTGTATCACCTAAGCTGTGTTGCTTTTCTTCTTGAACAATGGAAGCATAAGCCTGACGAACATCAGGTAAAGGATTCAGCAGTAGAATCTGCCCCCGAATTGCCTTGTAAGATTCATTTAATCCCATGAGAAATTGCATCAATTGTCGTCGCTTATGATCTGCTCCACGAGAGCACACAGTTCCATTATAAGATCCCAATTCATCCCACAATCCCTTCAGCTTTGTATAATATGCCGCAACTGTCATCTGAGCTTGAGAAACACAAGCTATGTCTCTCTCAATCTGAAAAATACGAGGAGCGTTACTTTGAGAGAAACGATCTCGAAAATCCTCCCAAACTTCTTGTGATGTAGTTGAATATATAACACTGTCAACAAGTTCTAGTGTAATTGAGTTGAGAATCCATGATAAAATCATGTCGTTGCATCTTTTCCATAAAGCATGATTGTCTGGCTGGTTGATGGCTGATGGTATTTGTACTATCCCATCTATAAatcccaatttatttttaacgttTAAAGAAATTGTCATAGATCTGCACCAAGTAGAGTAGTTATCACCATTGAGAGGTTTGGAAACAGGCACCAATCCCGGATGATCGGAATGGTagagaaaaaaaggatcaaaggCATTATTCCTGCCTTCCTTAGAAAATTGCTCACATTCCATGGTAGTGAACAATCAGCAAAAAATTGAAGCAGGAGTTTGATTGGTGGTTGATGGTTTTCAAGCAACAGAGATAGAAAGCGGCAAGAGAAAGAGAGCTAGGGTAAACaacgctctgataccatgtgaatttcagagaaaaaaagggaattGCCAACCCTGTTGTGTTATAATTGAGTCTGTCACAACTACATTATATACAAGATTATTTTCCTATATTGTGCTAAGCTAATTCTGGAATAAGAGTTACAATAGGAATACATATCTTTGACAACATATGTTTCCTAATACATTACGTAATCATGAGATTTTGTTGATTCTTTCTTaacaatcaaagaataaaatttatactttatataactcaataaaattataaaactgttTTTGTATCTCTCTTTTTCTGTTGGAGGAAATGTTGGAAAAACCATAATCGTTTTGCAAAATTATAGGCatcataaaaatcttttttgaaaagagttttattaggaataaaatgtttttttgaagttaaaataTTCAGCTCATTTTGGATGTTTTTAGTAACAGCTGAAAAAGTGGGTGATGTTGGAGGAGATGGTTGTTCAATGTCTGTATAAACAGGTTTTGGTATATTTATAGTATAATCTGCATTTTAGAAACTAGTAAAAGGGATATCAGATATAGATTTTCTAGGAGGATTTGTATGGTAAGGGATATTGATAAcgaaatgcatttttgaaattctACCCAAATCTATTGTACTGGATGAGGAAGAGTCTTCTGAGAATCTGGAACTTGTAGAGTgtcgatgaaaagacaatttgaCTTTGCCATCGGTGTACTAGGTGATGTTTTTGATCTGGACATTAAGTTGCGGTGGTTTGGGTAATTCTGATTATGCTACTCCTTCAAGGATCCAATcttctgaaaaaaatatatttttttactggatatatatatattaagaacaaattctaaaaatacTAGATAAACCTGTACTTGACCCAATTATTTGTTTTCACTAAACTCATTTTGATCCAATTAAATGGGGGAGATGAATAGGTTGTTGATTTATATAGTTTGGAATTATACATTGAATGTTGATTAAAAGgaactttataaagtttttcaGGAGTGGACCATATTATTTCCTTagaattttgatattattttaccCATACAAATCTCTAGATGGGATTCGATTtcaattatttgaaatatactGTTTGTAGAGATTATTATGAACTCATATGGAGATTCATAAAATATGCTTTACAAGCCTAATAAAAGCATTCAGTCTTGTcacgatttttttatttaggttaagtgaattatttttttttgctgtttaaACCATGTTTGGtgattatttgagaaaaaaaaattgaaattaattttttttttgtgtttttaagtattaatattaaaaatattttttaaaaaataaaaaaataattttttatgtattattaaataaaatatacttaaaaaCATAACTGATACAATAATCTATATCTCtaacactatataaaaaaaaaagataataaggatgtttgaaaatataatattatttttttttatagtgtttttatttagaaataaattaaaataatatatttttttaattttaaaaaaattatttttaatactagtatattaaaataatttaaaataaaaattttaattttttttaaacgatGTATAGAATACTGTCTCAAATGCCGCCGGCATAACCACATAAGGTCATTTTAGTCCATCAACTATAGCTCAGCTTCTTCAAAGTCGAGAAGAATGATAGCAAAATGTCAGATCAAATGATAATgcaaaatgaaggaaaaatcaaattaaacgaTCTCATAATTGATAGCAAGTATtccactaattttaaaattatgttgttttttatgttaaaaatatatttttaaaaaattaattattttaaaattaatattttattattattttcagattattttgatatattaatattaaaaataattatataaaaaaaaaaggagacggGGTTTTTTATACAAGTGATAGAATTCGTAGAGCACTCCACACTCGGAGATCTTTTAACCAGAAAGATAATAAGAACAAGCAATCAAATGGCTTCCACTGCTTCTCCAATGGCCAGCCAACTCAGGAGCAGCTTTGCCTCTTCCTCAACTAAGAGGCTTGCTGTTCCTAAAGACATAAATATTGGAGCTCCATTTAGAATCTCACCTGCTAAGAGAAGCTTCATTATCAAAGCTGTTCAGGTAAAGATTCCTTTTCTTGTGAGTTCTTTACATTAATGCATGTTATATGGAGCCTTGTTTCTAAAGCAAGATATATAAATGGTTGTGATAGATACCGAGAGAGATGGAAGCAATAGAGGAATATCCAATGAATGGCGGGCATGGAATCTATAGTTATGCCAAGAACTCTTACCACCAGGTACAGCACAAATTGGTGGTAGAGATCGAAGCTAAGCTTGCTATAAGCAAATCATAATGGAAATAGccacaaagaaaattaatagtGACATTTTCTTTGCTTACTTGCAGAGACAAGCTATAAATGCTGTCAAGGAACTGATCAAAGAGGAAATTACTGAAAAGCTTGATATCAGTAAATTTCCTTCATCGGACACATTTCGGATCGTAGATATGGGTTGTTCTGCTGGACCTAATACGTTCTTCGCAGTTCAAAACGTACTTGAAGCAGTAGAAAAGAAGTATCAGTGTGAAGGACTGGATCATTGTAGATTGCCCGAGTTCCAAGTTTTCTTTAATGATCATTCTTCCAATGATTTCAATACCCTCTTCACATCCCTTCCTCCGAACAAGAATTACTACGTTGCCGGCGTGCCTGGTTCTTTCCATGTTCGTTTATTTCCTCAAGCCTCTCTTCACATTGTCATCTCCTCCTATGCTATCCACTGGATTTCTCACATACCAAAAGAGTTGGTGGATAGGAGCTCTCCTGCATGGAATAAAGGGAGGATGTATTATGCGCATGCAGGAGCTGAAACTATCAAGGCTTATGCAGATCAATTTGCAAAGGACATGGATAGCTTCTTTCATTTCAGGGCACAAGAGGTTGTCCCTGGAGGAATGGTTCTGCTAACTATCCCAGGTGGCCGATGGGATGGTAGCTCTGACTATCAGATTCTTTCCAATACGTTATATGACCTCTTGGAATCCACTATTGTGGACCTGGCTAAGAAGGTCAGTAGCCTCTCAATCTCTAAAATTTCTCTTACTCTCCGATTGCTCAAGTACGTAGGACAATTAAGGATCTATAACTTGCTGTTTGGATTAACCAGTTTTTCTCGTTTCCTGTGTGTTTTTCCATTTCCCTTTTGAATCCACTGGAGCAGGGAATCATAAGTGAAGAGAAACTGGACTCCTTCAATGTACCAGAATACTTTCCCTCTCCACAAGAATTGGAAGCAGCTGTTAAACGAAATGGGTGTTTCAGCATAGAAAGAATAGAGTGCCTCCACGATGAAAAGAAGCAAGCCAATCCAAAGGAAGCAAGAGTACTTTCCTCCCACATGAGAGCTGGGTTAGAGTTTCCGCTGTCGGAGCACTTTGGACATGAAATCATGGATGAGCTCTTCGACttattcactaaaaaaattgaagattgtGAAGTCTCTGATCTGGGGGTCGCCTTCAAATTGCTTGTAGTCCTTAAACGCAAGTAATCCactatttgttaataattagtAGAAGATCAGGTAGAAAATCTTGACGGACACGTTCCTTCAAGATAAGACTAGTCTGATCATATATCAGTGCCTACCGTGTTCCCGGGTTTCAACTCTTACTTGAAGATTTGGATTGGGACGCGAGACATtagattaattgaataaaaagagtGCTAGTCTGGAATCTCAATCctctataaatattataaatgtaTTTCACTGTGTTATATGtttgaagaatttaaatttagatCTCTTTGTTTTCCTCACGATATGCATGAATGAGTAATTGGTTTGTTCCAAGTAAGAATTGTGTTCCATTGCAAGATCCAAATAGCCTATGTTATCATCCCCACTAAAGTTTTTCTTCCCCTGAATAAGCTTCTTAAGAATTGCAAATGATTCTAGCGCAAACTCTATTTCCCTATTTTCCCCTCCCTCTTTCCAGCAAGCCATAACTGAACCCACGACACTGTCCCATGGGCGGGCTTGAGGTTAACCACTTGGCGCTGTGATGATGAGGTTGATCTGGCCGGAGTGGTGCATGGTGCAAGAAGCATGCAGTGGAGGCCATGTCTCTTATGCTTCACTACCTTAAAACCTTTAACTAGAAAAGGTCGATTGTTTCGTGCATAACTAGAAAAAGCATGGTGCTGCAAAAAACGTGTTTTGATGTTTGTGTCTCTGATATGTGAAGGGAATTGGATGATGAGAAAGAGATCAGATTTTTGATGCGGGATAAGGTTGTAACTTGTAATGACTCTGAGTGGTGCCACCTGGAATCAACACTCCAAATCTTCTCTCTGCTCTTGCATTGGGGCCCATCGATCACTCATAGGAATAGAGATGGGTGCATAAAATGCACTTTGTTCTCCTCCCTCACAAGGAGCACAAGTAGGGTAATGAGATAGGTGCATAAAATGCACTTTGTTCTCCTCCCTCACAAGGAGCACAAGTAGGGTAATGAGATAGGTGCATAAAAtgcactttattttttatattaatatatcataattattgaaaatactaaaataaattaatttaatagtttttcaaggcaaacacacttttaaaaaatataaaaaacagaagttatcacatttccaaataattacaattagtgtgtgtgtgtctatatatatatatatatatatatatagagagagagagagagagagagaattcctttcttcttttatagaaaaaaaaaatatatagaagcattttggttaaataaatataacagCTAGGGATGAGCTTGGCTACAAGTTTTTGACTGGTAAGAGCCTAGgttcaaaaaaggaaaagaaggaatACATTCAGGGcattaataatacaaatatgTAAGAGGGTTAATAGAGCCGAAGGGCACCTCGAATACACGTGTTAAATGGAgagtcaaaacataaaaaagaaacattttagttttgctttatttgttttttcatgcttGCTAAACAAAatgcttaaatattttttttttaccataaatgttatttttatatatctcttaaaaaaattaaaattaataaagtatggccaacaaaaaaataaaccaattaaatataaccatataaaaaaaaatcataaaaaaagtaaaacacttatttatttcattctaatataattagtcttttctcattaaattatacataataaaaaaaattatatttatattattcaaaatactattttatcaatttaactttaaaaaacagcATCTTTCATCAGAAATGTTCTAATAGAGCAGAATTCCAATCTTACAACTCAAAATACCCTCGTCAATGATACGCAAACTGGCGGAACAGTA
The sequence above is drawn from the Populus alba chromosome 15, ASM523922v2, whole genome shotgun sequence genome and encodes:
- the LOC118037361 gene encoding loganic acid O-methyltransferase; this translates as MASTASPMASQLRSSFASSSTKRLAVPKDINIGAPFRISPAKRSFIIKAVQIPREMEAIEEYPMNGGHGIYSYAKNSYHQRQAINAVKELIKEEITEKLDISKFPSSDTFRIVDMGCSAGPNTFFAVQNVLEAVEKKYQCEGLDHCRLPEFQVFFNDHSSNDFNTLFTSLPPNKNYYVAGVPGSFHVRLFPQASLHIVISSYAIHWISHIPKELVDRSSPAWNKGRMYYAHAGAETIKAYADQFAKDMDSFFHFRAQEVVPGGMVLLTIPGGRWDGSSDYQILSNTLYDLLESTIVDLAKKGIISEEKLDSFNVPEYFPSPQELEAAVKRNGCFSIERIECLHDEKKQANPKEARVLSSHMRAGLEFPLSEHFGHEIMDELFDLFTKKIEDCEVSDLGVAFKLLVVLKRK